One genomic region from Xenopus laevis strain J_2021 chromosome 2L, Xenopus_laevis_v10.1, whole genome shotgun sequence encodes:
- the LOC121400028 gene encoding protein kinase C delta type-like, translated as MAHNTLEISSKKRQLQSKEEIENKKKIRFEDSKKTPEESKDHRHKKKKIKCKSSEEDAAERSGHEAKKIQLRLEEENEKGIGAEDIKKTAAHRHSTHRKNRDHEDLKKTKRSRSPDEDIAGPTEQKKPRIEAPRPPHLDIKNYTFHTQLGSGGYGRVMLASLPGKDKPVAVKIIAKKQNEKDQAILKEVCIMKLATKCAFICPAFAAFQSQVQAFIVMEHASGGTLLKQIRSQGNLTQRRILFYSAEMVVGLQFLHANGIIHRDFKPDNVLLDDEGHVKICDFGLSLENMFGPKTHSGGAGTFGFQAPEVMSQMDYNTGADWWSFGVTLYEMATGYLPYSAKGNTKEQLHQVLQRQPYYPSYLCPELQDLLCKLLKNEPDQRLGVNGNIREHPFFACLDWEEVEQRRLEPPFKPKVRPIEYYGEKKIEFPTGDSSESRMLEDFSFLDPNWQE; from the exons ATGGCACACAACACATTAGAGATTAGCAGCAAGAAAAGACAGCTTCAAAGTAaagaagaaatagaaaataagaaaaaaatccgCTTTGAAGACAGTAAGAAGACACCCGAAGAGAGTAAAGACCACAgacacaaaaagaagaaaataaaatgcaaaagttcAGAGGAAGATGCTGCAG AGAGAAGTGGCCACGAAGCAAAGAAGATACAACTCCGACTAgaggaagaaaatgaaaagggAATCGGTGCTGAAGACATCAAGAAGACAGCTGCACACAGACATAGCACACATAGGAAGAATAGAGACCATGAAGActtgaaaaagacaaaaagatcAAGAAGTCCAGATGAGGACATAGCAG GTCCAACTGAACAGAAGAAGCCTCGTATAGAAGCTCCAAGACCACCTCACCTGGACATAAAGAACTACACCTTCCATACACAGCTGGGGAGTGGTGGCTATGGCAGG GTGATGCTGGCTTCTCTTCCGGGCAAAGATAAACCTGTGGCCGTTAAGATCATTGctaaaaagcaaaatgaaaaggaCCAAGCCATCTTAAAAGAAGTTTGCATAATGAAGCTAGCAACCAAATGTGCTTTCATTTGTCCAGCATTCGCAGCTTTTCAATCTCAG GTTCAAGCTTTTATCGTAATGGAGCATGCCAGCGGGGGAACTCTTCTGAAACAGATCCGCAGTCAAGGAAATCTGACTCAACGCAGAATATT gttctACTCAGCAGAGATGGTAGTCGGCCTTCAGTTTCTGCATGCCAATGGAATCATTCATCG TGACTTCAAACCGGACAACGTTCTTCTGGACGATGAAGGCCATGTTAAGATCTGTGATTTTGGGCTCTCTTTAGAAAACATGTTTGGTCCCAAAACCCACAGTGGAGGTGCAGGAACATTTGGATTCCAGGCCCCAGAA GTTATGTCACAGATGGATTACAACACAGGAGCAGACTGGTGGTCCTTCGGTGTCACCTTATATGAGATGGCCACTGGCTACTTGCCATATTCTGCAAAAGGCAACACAAAAGAACAGCTTCATCAGGTTCTACAAAGGCAGCCCTATTATCCATCATATCTCTGCCCAGAATTGCAAGATCTTTTGTGCAAG CTACTGAAGAACGAGCCTGACCAGCGTCTTGGGGTAAACGGAAACATCAGAGAACATCCATTCTTTGCATGCCTCGATTGGGAAGAAGTGGAACAACGTAGACTAGAGCCACCTTTCAAGCCAAAAGTT CGACCAATCGAATATTATGGAGAAAAGAAAATCGAATTTCCAACTGGCGACTCCAGCGAGAGCCGAATGCTTGAAGATTTTTCTTTCCTTGATCCCAACTGGCAGGAGTGA